A window of Haliscomenobacter hydrossis DSM 1100 contains these coding sequences:
- a CDS encoding gluconate 2-dehydrogenase subunit 3 family protein, whose protein sequence is MKRRDLLKNIALTSVGVATAATGLNANTIQSEQVEDLAAGRKKKSKAGPGRTPEEVERDAKLMAETFFTQHEMATLAVLCDIILPADATSGSASQAGVPAFIEFMAKDTPHQQTPLRGGLMWLDNQAMKRFSKKFVACSPSERLQIVDDIAYPEQAKPAMKQGVSFFNLMRDLTMTGFYTTEMGFQDLGYIGNQPNVWQGVPEEVLKQYGLTGGE, encoded by the coding sequence ATGAAAAGAAGAGATCTCCTCAAAAATATCGCGTTGACCTCTGTCGGGGTAGCCACTGCGGCCACCGGCCTCAACGCCAATACCATCCAAAGTGAACAAGTTGAAGACCTGGCCGCCGGCAGAAAGAAAAAAAGCAAAGCGGGCCCTGGTCGTACGCCCGAAGAAGTAGAACGTGACGCCAAACTGATGGCCGAAACCTTCTTCACCCAGCACGAGATGGCCACCCTCGCGGTGCTGTGCGACATCATCCTGCCCGCCGATGCTACTTCGGGTAGCGCCTCGCAAGCAGGAGTCCCCGCCTTCATTGAATTCATGGCCAAAGACACCCCCCATCAGCAAACGCCCCTGCGCGGTGGCTTGATGTGGCTCGACAACCAGGCGATGAAACGTTTCAGCAAAAAATTTGTGGCTTGTAGTCCGAGCGAACGCCTCCAGATTGTAGACGACATCGCCTACCCTGAACAGGCCAAGCCAGCCATGAAGCAAGGGGTTTCCTTCTTCAACCTGATGCGCGATTTGACCATGACGGGGTTTTATACCACGGAAATGGGCTTTCAGGATTTGGGATACATCGGCAATCAGCCGAACGTATGGCAAGGGGTGCCTGAGGAGGTGTTGAAGCAGTATGGGCTGACGGGGGGTGAATAG
- a CDS encoding FtsX-like permease family protein: MPFSFSIHNQGLIWRVARRYLFAKKSTNIINLITGIAVFGLAVGAAALVLILSVFNGFEEVIDSLYSSFNPDIKVTPAQGKTFTIEDGMMEKLQKIPGVAFVSQSLEEVAFFEYDGKQDFGTLKGVDDTFLKVTALDSTVREGRYLLRDGEIDMAVVSMEMRNQLAINIDDFVSPLVVYMPKRKEVGALDQQFRRGIAYPSGTFVVQQESNGQYVLASLEFVRELLNMPDAVSSLEVKIKPGENSRSIVQAMSTALGPAFTVKDRYQQQEAFMKLMHLEKWMSFAIVSLMLLMVAFNMIGALWMIVLEKKKDISILKSMGARDNTIRNIFLTEGLLLTTLGVVLGFVLALLIYFLQKQFGIVSMPGTFAVDSYPVSIRLVDFVVVCITVLTIGGLASIPPALRARQIPTVIREE; this comes from the coding sequence ATGCCCTTTTCTTTCAGTATCCACAACCAAGGTTTGATCTGGCGGGTAGCCCGGCGCTACCTTTTTGCCAAAAAATCAACCAACATCATCAACCTCATCACGGGTATTGCGGTGTTTGGTTTGGCGGTGGGAGCTGCGGCGCTGGTGCTGATTTTGTCGGTGTTCAACGGCTTTGAAGAAGTGATCGACTCCTTGTACAGCAGTTTTAATCCCGACATCAAAGTTACCCCGGCACAAGGCAAGACCTTTACCATCGAGGACGGCATGATGGAAAAGTTGCAAAAAATTCCCGGTGTCGCTTTTGTGTCGCAAAGCCTGGAAGAAGTGGCCTTTTTTGAATACGACGGCAAACAAGATTTTGGTACCCTCAAAGGGGTAGACGATACTTTCCTCAAAGTAACCGCGCTGGATTCCACCGTGCGCGAAGGCCGTTACCTCCTCCGTGATGGCGAAATTGATATGGCAGTAGTGAGTATGGAGATGCGCAACCAATTGGCCATCAACATTGACGATTTTGTGTCTCCCCTGGTGGTGTACATGCCCAAACGCAAGGAAGTGGGCGCTCTGGACCAACAATTCCGCCGAGGCATTGCCTATCCCTCCGGGACCTTTGTGGTGCAACAAGAATCCAACGGCCAATACGTGCTCGCGTCGCTGGAGTTTGTGCGCGAACTGCTCAACATGCCCGATGCGGTTAGTTCCCTGGAAGTAAAAATCAAACCCGGCGAAAACTCGCGGAGCATCGTGCAAGCCATGTCCACCGCTTTGGGGCCAGCATTCACGGTAAAAGACCGCTACCAGCAGCAGGAAGCCTTCATGAAACTTATGCACCTGGAAAAATGGATGAGTTTCGCCATCGTCAGCCTCATGCTGCTGATGGTTGCCTTCAACATGATCGGAGCCTTGTGGATGATTGTGCTGGAAAAAAAGAAAGACATTTCCATCCTCAAATCGATGGGAGCGCGGGACAACACCATCCGCAATATTTTCCTGACCGAGGGCTTGTTACTGACCACCCTCGGGGTAGTGCTAGGTTTTGTATTGGCATTGCTGATTTATTTTTTGCAAAAACAATTTGGCATCGTATCCATGCCGGGCACTTTTGCCGTTGATTCTTATCCGGTCAGCATCCGTCTGGTAGATTTTGTAGTGGTATGTATCACGGTTTTGACCATCGGGGGCCTGGCCTCTATTCCTCCAGCCCTGCGAGCCAGGCAAATTCCAACTGTGATTCGAGAAGAGTGA
- a CDS encoding peptidylprolyl isomerase gives MLLLMAALSACAVPKPSFTYAGPEEAPSPISFKNTSPKPADSYVWDFGDGNTSTEAAPVHTFFASGSYAVKLTAKKGSKTKTYEDKISIKAPKVCLVMIETDFGNMLVRLSDATPKHRDNFLKLAEQGYFDGTLFHRVISGFMIQGGDPNSKNAKPGQQLGMGGPNYTIEAEFVDSLAHIKGAIAAAHTGNPQKRSSGSQFYIVHGSPVSDAQLNEREGSYNFRYSKAQRDAYAKLGGYPPLDREYTVFGQVIQGLDVIDKIAAQPTLPGNRPKSDVKMKVRVIK, from the coding sequence ATGCTGCTCCTGATGGCAGCCCTGAGCGCCTGTGCGGTGCCCAAACCTTCGTTTACCTACGCTGGTCCCGAGGAGGCCCCCTCGCCCATCTCCTTTAAAAATACTTCGCCCAAGCCCGCGGATAGCTACGTTTGGGATTTTGGAGACGGCAACACCTCCACCGAAGCGGCTCCGGTGCATACCTTTTTTGCCTCCGGTAGCTATGCTGTGAAGCTGACCGCCAAAAAAGGCAGTAAAACCAAAACGTACGAAGACAAAATTTCAATCAAGGCACCCAAAGTTTGTTTGGTCATGATTGAAACCGATTTTGGCAACATGTTGGTGCGTTTGTCGGATGCTACGCCCAAACACCGTGACAATTTCCTCAAACTCGCCGAACAAGGTTATTTTGATGGCACCTTGTTTCACCGCGTCATCAGTGGGTTTATGATCCAGGGCGGAGACCCCAACTCCAAAAATGCCAAACCCGGCCAGCAACTGGGTATGGGCGGCCCCAATTACACCATCGAGGCCGAATTTGTTGACTCTTTGGCGCACATCAAAGGCGCCATTGCCGCGGCGCACACCGGTAACCCACAAAAACGCTCTTCGGGTTCTCAATTTTATATTGTACACGGCAGTCCGGTTAGTGATGCGCAGCTCAATGAAAGAGAGGGCAGCTACAATTTCCGCTACAGCAAAGCCCAACGGGATGCTTATGCGAAATTGGGTGGTTACCCCCCGCTCGATCGGGAATACACCGTTTTTGGTCAGGTTATTCAAGGCCTGGACGTCATTGATAAAATTGCAGCTCAACCTACTTTGCCTGGCAATCGCCCTAAGAGCGATGTCAAGATGAAGGTTAGGGTGATTAAATAA
- a CDS encoding PQQ-dependent sugar dehydrogenase, with product MIKYFSFSTFALLALGLAFFDSSHSNNSEAKKRSPEKIFNELCSSCHGASVQTFVDRRWKHGNTRPELIATITNGWADTGMPSFGQALKKKEIEGMADFILKNIGNMGKFDVTKVTHPRPGETFTSEGMKFQIERVADGLESPWGMAFLPGGDMLITDRNGKMYRRNTSGTLQPMTGVPAVLAEGQGGLLDVELHPQFAQNNTIYLSFSKAKTVDGKILTTTAVVRARLDGASLQDQKEIFEALPYLSTRHHYGSRLEFGRDGYLYISVGDRGQHFPALQSPQLLSNHGGKIHRVKDDGSIPADNPFVGQAGKMESIFSYGHRNAQGMAMHPVTGEIWTHEHGPRGGDEINISRKGLNFGWPLISYGINYDGTILTPKTADAGLEQPLHYWVPSIGPSGMTFVKGDRYPAWKGDILLGSLRFQYLSRCVFKDGKFQKEEILLQKIGRVRNVEMSPDGYIYVATEQPGMINRIVPVVVN from the coding sequence ATGATCAAATATTTTTCCTTTTCAACTTTTGCACTGCTGGCCCTTGGCTTGGCATTTTTTGATTCAAGTCACTCCAACAATTCCGAGGCAAAAAAACGCAGTCCTGAGAAGATTTTTAACGAACTGTGTTCCTCCTGCCACGGCGCATCCGTGCAAACCTTTGTTGATCGGCGCTGGAAACACGGCAACACCCGCCCCGAACTCATCGCCACCATCACCAATGGCTGGGCAGATACAGGCATGCCTTCTTTTGGGCAAGCCCTCAAAAAAAAGGAGATCGAAGGGATGGCCGACTTCATCTTGAAGAACATTGGCAATATGGGTAAGTTTGACGTCACTAAAGTTACCCACCCGCGCCCAGGCGAAACCTTCACATCAGAAGGCATGAAATTTCAAATTGAAAGAGTAGCCGACGGCTTGGAATCTCCCTGGGGTATGGCCTTTTTGCCCGGTGGCGACATGCTCATCACCGATCGCAATGGCAAAATGTACCGCCGCAACACTTCAGGAACTTTGCAACCTATGACCGGTGTACCCGCAGTGCTCGCGGAAGGACAGGGGGGCTTACTGGATGTTGAACTACATCCTCAGTTTGCCCAAAACAACACGATCTACTTGTCTTTTTCCAAAGCAAAAACCGTGGACGGCAAGATCCTCACCACTACTGCCGTTGTGCGCGCGCGCCTCGATGGTGCCAGCCTACAAGACCAAAAAGAAATTTTTGAAGCCCTGCCTTACCTTTCCACCCGCCACCACTACGGCAGTCGTTTGGAATTTGGCCGCGATGGGTACCTCTATATATCCGTTGGTGACCGTGGCCAGCATTTCCCGGCCTTACAAAGCCCTCAATTGTTGAGCAACCACGGAGGTAAAATTCACCGCGTTAAAGATGACGGTTCTATACCTGCAGATAATCCTTTTGTAGGACAAGCCGGAAAAATGGAATCCATCTTCTCGTATGGCCACCGCAATGCCCAAGGGATGGCGATGCATCCGGTGACGGGTGAAATTTGGACCCATGAACACGGCCCTCGGGGTGGCGATGAAATCAACATCAGTCGCAAAGGCCTGAATTTTGGCTGGCCACTCATCTCTTATGGCATCAATTACGATGGCACCATCTTGACCCCCAAAACTGCCGATGCAGGCCTGGAACAGCCGCTCCATTATTGGGTGCCTTCGATTGGCCCCAGCGGCATGACCTTCGTCAAAGGCGACCGCTATCCAGCTTGGAAAGGCGATATTTTGTTGGGCTCTCTGCGCTTTCAATACCTGAGCCGTTGCGTCTTCAAGGATGGCAAATTTCAAAAAGAAGAAATTCTTTTGCAAAAAATAGGCCGTGTGCGCAACGTAGAAATGAGCCCGGATGGGTACATTTATGTGGCTACGGAACAACCAGGGATGATCAATCGTATTGTACCCGTTGTAGTTAATTAA
- a CDS encoding Uma2 family endonuclease, with protein sequence MTTQLIRHKISVHDYHRMAESGILTEDDRVELLNGEIVEMSPIGPSHTAHVKGINRVLSKLLDGLAIVGVQDPIVLDDLSEPIPDISILKWRDDDYLQAHPTPEDVLLVIEVADSSIGIDREAKRPAYAAAGIPEYWILNIPEKKIEVYKNPREGFYQEVKVVSVTGVLELGWFNLRIEVRELLK encoded by the coding sequence ATGACTACTCAACTTATCCGCCACAAAATATCCGTCCATGACTACCACCGCATGGCGGAATCAGGCATTTTGACGGAAGACGATCGGGTGGAGTTGTTGAATGGAGAAATAGTAGAAATGAGTCCCATCGGTCCTTCCCACACTGCTCATGTCAAAGGCATCAACCGCGTTTTGTCCAAACTACTGGATGGTTTGGCCATTGTTGGGGTGCAAGACCCCATTGTATTGGATGACCTCTCCGAACCCATTCCCGACATCTCTATCTTGAAATGGAGGGATGATGACTATTTGCAGGCACATCCTACCCCTGAAGACGTATTGCTGGTGATTGAGGTAGCAGATAGTTCAATCGGCATTGACCGGGAAGCGAAACGCCCTGCATATGCTGCGGCAGGTATTCCAGAATATTGGATCCTGAACATTCCTGAGAAAAAAATTGAAGTGTACAAAAATCCGAGGGAGGGTTTTTATCAGGAGGTGAAGGTGGTTTCGGTGACTGGGGTACTTGAGTTGGGGTGGTTTAATTTGAGGATTGAGGTACGGGAGTTGTTGAAGTAG
- the ppgK gene encoding polyphosphate--glucose phosphotransferase, with translation MAKHILGVDVGGSGIKGALVDIKTGKLIGNRVRVDTPAGTPDIIAEAFAGLVKKIGYEGPIGCGFPAIVQHGVAKSAANIDKGWIGHNIEQEFSDACGNPVKALNDADAAGLAELTFGEGKKVKGVVILITIGTGLGTAQFVDGTLVPNTEFGHLYLHGRIAEHYCSNRVREEENLSWADWAHRFSEYLRHLERLLTPDLFILGGGVSKEFSDFGHLLKVGVPVRPAKLLNNAGIVGAAVYAAKQHK, from the coding sequence ATGGCTAAGCACATACTCGGCGTAGATGTCGGTGGATCAGGAATCAAAGGCGCTTTGGTGGACATCAAAACGGGCAAGCTCATTGGCAATCGGGTCAGGGTAGATACCCCGGCTGGTACCCCCGATATCATTGCCGAAGCTTTTGCGGGTTTGGTGAAAAAAATCGGCTACGAAGGACCCATTGGGTGTGGTTTTCCAGCCATTGTCCAACATGGGGTAGCCAAATCGGCGGCCAACATCGACAAAGGCTGGATTGGGCACAACATCGAGCAAGAATTCAGCGATGCTTGTGGCAATCCCGTCAAAGCGCTCAACGACGCCGACGCGGCTGGACTAGCCGAATTGACTTTTGGAGAAGGCAAAAAGGTAAAGGGAGTAGTGATCCTCATTACGATTGGTACAGGACTGGGCACGGCGCAGTTTGTAGATGGAACCCTGGTGCCCAATACCGAGTTTGGTCACCTTTACCTGCATGGCCGCATTGCCGAGCACTATTGCTCCAACCGCGTCCGGGAAGAAGAAAACCTGAGCTGGGCCGACTGGGCGCATCGCTTTAGTGAATACCTGCGCCATTTGGAGCGCCTGCTTACGCCCGATTTGTTCATTCTGGGCGGAGGCGTGAGTAAAGAATTTTCAGATTTTGGGCACTTGCTCAAAGTTGGAGTGCCCGTGCGCCCAGCGAAGTTATTGAACAATGCAGGGATTGTAGGCGCGGCGGTGTATGCGGCAAAGCAGCACAAATAA
- a CDS encoding GMC oxidoreductase yields the protein MQIKEEPKTYDVVIVGSGAGGGMAAYMLAKAGAKVCLLEAGGYYDPADPKYVTQLKNPWESPRRGAGTTRAFGDFDAAWGGWQIEGEPYTAVAGTEFHWFRSRMLGGRTNHWGRISLRFGPDDFRRGSMTGIGDDWPIGYDDLKPFYDRVDKLIGVFGTVENFPNEPDGFFLPPPKPRLHELMIKKAGKSIGVPVIPSRLSILTQKINDERGVCFYCRQCNRGCTAYADFSSSSVLVIPALKTGNVTLVNGAMVREVLTDTQTGLATGVSYVDTLTREEVSVKAKVVVLAASACESSRLLLNSKSGRFPQGLANSSGVIGKYLNDSTGASRSGFIPHLMDRKRYNEDGVGGMHVYTPWWLDNNKLDFPRGYHIEYGGGMGMPGYGFGMGLQGSNGKYPYADGTTKPAGGYGSRLKEDARRFFGAYVGMAGRGEPIPLESNYCEIDPDKVDKYGIPVLRFHYKWSDNEVKQAKHMQDTFEQLIVEMGGIPQGRKPGPETNYGLEAPGKIIHEIGTVRMGKDPNKSALNEWQQAHDVKNLFVVDAAPFVSQGDKNVTWTILASSMRTSEYIMEQVKANKI from the coding sequence ATGCAGATCAAAGAAGAACCCAAAACCTACGACGTGGTCATTGTCGGCTCTGGAGCTGGCGGTGGCATGGCTGCGTACATGCTCGCCAAAGCGGGCGCCAAAGTTTGTCTATTAGAGGCGGGTGGTTATTACGACCCCGCCGACCCAAAATACGTGACCCAACTCAAAAACCCTTGGGAGTCTCCACGTCGGGGCGCAGGCACCACCCGGGCTTTTGGCGATTTTGATGCAGCCTGGGGTGGTTGGCAAATCGAAGGCGAACCCTATACCGCTGTAGCAGGAACCGAGTTTCACTGGTTCCGCTCGCGTATGTTAGGCGGCCGTACCAATCACTGGGGACGGATCTCCCTGCGTTTTGGACCCGATGATTTTCGACGCGGCTCCATGACAGGCATCGGCGACGATTGGCCCATTGGTTACGACGACCTCAAGCCTTTTTACGATCGGGTGGATAAACTGATCGGGGTATTTGGTACGGTGGAAAATTTTCCCAACGAGCCCGACGGCTTTTTTTTACCCCCACCCAAACCGCGTCTGCATGAATTGATGATCAAAAAGGCGGGTAAAAGCATCGGAGTTCCGGTCATTCCTTCCCGCTTGTCAATTCTTACGCAAAAAATCAACGATGAGCGCGGCGTTTGTTTTTATTGCCGCCAGTGTAATCGGGGATGTACTGCTTATGCAGACTTCTCCTCCTCTTCAGTGCTGGTGATCCCGGCCCTCAAAACGGGCAACGTCACCCTCGTCAACGGCGCTATGGTGCGCGAGGTGCTCACCGATACCCAAACTGGTCTTGCCACGGGTGTTTCTTACGTAGATACCCTTACCCGCGAAGAAGTCAGTGTAAAAGCAAAAGTGGTCGTATTGGCTGCCTCGGCTTGCGAGTCTTCCCGTTTGTTGCTCAACTCCAAATCCGGGCGTTTTCCTCAAGGCTTGGCCAACAGCAGTGGCGTAATTGGCAAATACCTCAATGACTCAACAGGTGCCAGTCGGTCGGGCTTTATTCCACATTTGATGGACCGCAAGCGCTACAATGAAGATGGTGTAGGTGGCATGCACGTGTATACGCCCTGGTGGCTGGACAACAATAAACTGGACTTCCCCCGAGGCTACCACATCGAATACGGAGGTGGCATGGGTATGCCGGGCTATGGTTTTGGCATGGGCTTGCAAGGTTCAAATGGAAAATATCCTTACGCCGATGGCACGACCAAACCTGCTGGAGGTTACGGCTCGCGTCTCAAAGAAGATGCACGCCGTTTCTTTGGTGCCTACGTGGGCATGGCGGGCCGCGGTGAACCCATTCCACTCGAAAGCAACTACTGCGAGATCGACCCGGATAAAGTGGACAAATACGGCATTCCCGTACTGCGTTTTCACTACAAATGGTCGGACAATGAAGTCAAGCAGGCCAAACACATGCAGGATACCTTTGAGCAGCTGATCGTTGAAATGGGGGGCATTCCACAGGGTAGAAAACCAGGACCGGAGACCAACTACGGTCTGGAAGCACCCGGCAAAATCATCCACGAAATTGGTACCGTACGCATGGGCAAAGACCCCAACAAGTCGGCGCTCAACGAATGGCAACAGGCGCACGATGTGAAAAACCTGTTCGTGGTGGATGCGGCACCTTTCGTTTCGCAAGGGGACAAAAACGTGACCTGGACGATATTGGCTTCTTCGATGCGGACGTCAGAGTACATTATGGAACAAGTCAAAGCAAACAAAATTTAA
- a CDS encoding XisI protein, with amino-acid sequence MDTVDNYKAIIRELVESIAAISPSTPEVETQKILDDENGHYLLFSVGWEKTRWVYATFVHIDVKPNGRVWLQHDGTDLKIADMMVEKGIPRNNIVIGFQAPHARVLMEEYAVE; translated from the coding sequence ATGGATACCGTAGACAACTACAAAGCAATTATCCGCGAATTGGTCGAATCCATTGCTGCAATTTCGCCTTCTACACCAGAGGTCGAAACTCAAAAAATATTGGATGATGAAAACGGGCATTACTTGCTCTTTTCAGTGGGCTGGGAAAAAACGCGTTGGGTTTATGCCACCTTCGTTCACATTGATGTCAAGCCGAATGGACGCGTATGGCTTCAGCACGACGGAACCGATTTAAAAATTGCAGATATGATGGTTGAGAAAGGTATTCCAAGAAACAATATTGTAATTGGTTTTCAAGCTCCTCACGCCAGGGTACTGATGGAGGAATATGCTGTTGAATAA